The Pirellulales bacterium genome has a segment encoding these proteins:
- a CDS encoding response regulator translates to MEIKALVANSSNEARKNITRSLNEIGVNGIAEANDRKQAVELLQKGQFDVVFADYNSQGNEAEELGKAVRKLNHHTPIIVTAPQTKKVEELKKACPTASTYLTMPFTTEQLRKTMRECIPTVAG, encoded by the coding sequence ATGGAGATCAAAGCACTGGTTGCAAACAGCTCGAACGAAGCTCGCAAGAACATTACCCGATCGTTGAACGAGATTGGCGTCAATGGCATTGCGGAAGCTAACGACCGCAAGCAAGCAGTCGAACTGCTGCAAAAGGGCCAGTTCGACGTGGTCTTTGCCGACTACAATTCTCAAGGCAATGAAGCCGAAGAACTCGGGAAAGCCGTCCGCAAGCTGAACCACCATACGCCGATTATCGTAACGGCTCCGCAGACGAAGAAGGTCGAAGAATTGAAGAAGGCTTGTCCGACTGCCTCGACCTACTTAACGATGCCGTTCACAACTGAGCAGCTCCGCAAAACGATGCGCGAATGCATTCCAACCGTTGCCGGTTAA